The proteins below come from a single Eucalyptus grandis isolate ANBG69807.140 chromosome 3, ASM1654582v1, whole genome shotgun sequence genomic window:
- the LOC104439960 gene encoding DEAD-box ATP-dependent RNA helicase 7-like — protein sequence MASVLPILESLMNGPAKTSRKTGYGKPPSVLVLLPTKELAKQVFSDFEVYGGAMGLTSCCLYGGAPGRVKDHIERENIDLSSLTFRVLDEADEMLRMGFVEDVELIFGVCVLIFFTMKFLVEICFTYSRIRKDCSLMHVVKSIDAEKQRE from the exons ATGGCTTCTGTCTTGCCCATTTTGGAATCTCTGATGAATGGGCCTGCAAAAACCTCAAGGAAGACAGGATATGGTAAGCCACCAAGTGTTTTGGTGCTTTTACCTACTAAGGAATTGGCCAAGCAG GTGTTTTCTGATTTTGAAGTTTATGGTGGAGCAATGGGCTTAACATCATGTTGTTTGTATGGTGGAGCACCTGGCCGTGTGAAA GACCACATTGAGAGGGAAAATATTGACTTGAGCTCTTTAACCTTCCGTGTCCTTGATGAGGCTGATGAAATGCTAAGGATGGGTTTTGTTGAAGATGTGGAGCTAATTTTTGGTGTGTGTgtactaatttttttcactATGAAGTTTCTGGTGGAAATATGCTTTACTTATTCCCGTATCAGGAAGGACTGCTCACTGATGCATGTCGTGAAGAGCATTGACGCT GAAAAGCAGAGAGAGTGA